Proteins found in one Mycteria americana isolate JAX WOST 10 ecotype Jacksonville Zoo and Gardens chromosome 8, USCA_MyAme_1.0, whole genome shotgun sequence genomic segment:
- the LOC142413422 gene encoding C-C motif chemokine 5-like: MFSTRTVLVLAMLLTLSPHCDAAPYTPSECCFSYVKSPLRLANLKGFYTTPKECFSPAIVFETSNGTKLCAKPDMIWVEKAVEGLQKRKGLHAP, encoded by the exons ATGTTCAGTACAAGGACGGTCCTGGTGCTCGCGATGctcctcaccctctccccacACTGTGATGCAG CCCCTTACACACCGTCTGAGTGCTGCTTCAGTTACGTAAAGTCCCCTCTCCGGCTGGCTAACCTGAAGGGTTTCTACACAACTCCCAAGGAGTGTTTTTCCCCAGCAATTGT GTTTGAGACCAGCAACGGGACCAAGCTCTGTGCAAAACCAGACATGATTTGGGTGGAGAAAGCAGTTGAGGGGcttcaaaaaaggaaaggactCCATGCCCCCTGA